The following are from one region of the Variovorax sp. V213 genome:
- a CDS encoding amino acid ABC transporter ATP-binding protein: MILFSNINKWYGDYQALADVNAEVKKGEVVVICGPSGSGKSTLIRTVNRLEEVKSGQLLFDGHDIHAPMSSAALNKLRSRIGFVFQSFNLFPHLSVLENIMLSPVRVLGVKRAEAKARAAQLLERVGLSNKAGAYPAQLSGGQQQRVAIARALAMEPPAMLFDEPTSALDPEMVGEVLSVMRSLANDGMTMMCVTHEMNFAREVADRVWFMDAGRILEKADPETFFTSPQHPRAQRFLSDLRAH, from the coding sequence ATGATCCTGTTCTCCAACATCAACAAGTGGTATGGCGACTACCAGGCGCTCGCCGACGTCAACGCCGAGGTGAAGAAGGGCGAGGTGGTGGTGATCTGCGGGCCCTCGGGCTCCGGCAAGTCCACGCTCATCCGCACCGTCAACCGGCTGGAAGAAGTGAAGTCGGGGCAGCTGCTGTTCGACGGCCACGACATCCACGCGCCCATGAGCAGCGCGGCGCTCAACAAGCTGCGCAGCCGCATCGGCTTCGTGTTCCAGAGCTTCAACCTGTTTCCGCATCTCTCGGTGCTGGAGAACATCATGCTGTCGCCCGTGCGCGTGCTGGGCGTGAAGCGGGCCGAGGCGAAGGCACGGGCGGCGCAGCTGCTCGAGCGCGTGGGCCTGTCGAACAAGGCCGGCGCCTACCCGGCCCAGCTCTCGGGCGGGCAGCAGCAGCGTGTGGCCATTGCCCGTGCGCTGGCCATGGAGCCGCCCGCGATGCTGTTCGACGAGCCCACCAGCGCGCTCGACCCCGAGATGGTGGGCGAGGTCCTGTCGGTGATGCGCAGCCTAGCCAACGACGGCATGACCATGATGTGCGTCACGCACGAGATGAACTTCGCCCGTGAGGTGGCCGACCGGGTCTGGTTCATGGACGCGGGCCGCATTCTCGAGAAGGCCGACCCCGAGACTTTTTTCACCAGCCCGCAGCATCCGCGCGCGCAGCGCTTCCTGTCGGATTTGCGCGCGCACTGA